A genome region from Myxococcales bacterium includes the following:
- the ligA gene encoding NAD-dependent DNA ligase LigA, with amino-acid sequence MTDVDYKKIPIAELEAEIERHNRLYFVENSPQISDYEFDRMVEALRRRKPDSKVLHDIISDISSSAKKVRHDRPMLSLDKCYDDKGALDWAAKFEGGIVASPKIDGCAVSLKYDANGKLFQGATRGDGVEGEEITNNVKFISSIPQKISFGKVEVRGEIYMPLSVFAGFKDTFSNPRNLAAGAIKQKDPKRTGAYNLSFFAYDMIGSDDEFENEKYKRLKTLGFDVVEWKKIGRNEISDVYKYFLSRRDSYDFELDGVVFRVDDLSEQERLGITAHHPRYVIAYKFQGDSGTTRLIDVEWSVSRTGVITPVAIVEPVELSGAKVRRASLHNVGIMKELGLSKGAKVVMMRRGGVIPNLESVAEPGSDRIEIPDRCPSCDSPVEMHDDFLYCTDPDNCVSRKVGELYHFVKAAGIDGFGEKLLERLYHEGLVTDPSELYELSKEDLLGLERMGDTLADKLIRNIDASRNILLADFLKSLGIRELGKHAAKILAQFGSVEKIRKLSEAELSDIHTIGPVIAREVVSGLREKSALIDRLLSHLKVEKASDSGPAYGWGYASKNFLFTGKMLSMGRDEAAKRVEELGGNIASGVSKNLDYLVVGDGGGAGSKLAKAQKIAADGEGLKIISEKEFLEMIS; translated from the coding sequence ATGACGGATGTAGACTATAAAAAAATTCCCATCGCTGAGCTTGAGGCTGAAATCGAGCGCCATAACCGCCTCTACTTTGTTGAGAATTCTCCGCAGATTTCAGACTACGAATTCGACAGGATGGTTGAGGCGCTGCGCCGTCGTAAGCCGGATTCAAAGGTGTTGCATGACATAATTTCGGATATTTCTTCTTCGGCAAAAAAGGTGCGCCACGACCGACCTATGCTCTCACTGGACAAATGTTACGATGATAAGGGTGCGCTGGATTGGGCTGCCAAATTCGAAGGCGGGATAGTGGCGAGTCCGAAGATAGACGGATGTGCGGTCAGTCTGAAATACGATGCAAATGGAAAGCTCTTTCAGGGAGCGACGCGCGGCGATGGAGTTGAAGGGGAAGAAATTACAAATAATGTTAAATTTATTTCCTCGATTCCACAGAAAATCAGCTTCGGCAAGGTCGAGGTGCGTGGCGAAATATATATGCCGCTCTCCGTCTTTGCCGGTTTTAAAGATACATTCTCAAATCCCAGGAATCTGGCGGCGGGTGCGATAAAGCAGAAGGATCCCAAAAGAACCGGTGCGTACAATCTGTCATTTTTTGCCTACGACATGATCGGCTCCGACGATGAGTTCGAAAATGAAAAATACAAACGGCTCAAGACTTTGGGTTTCGATGTCGTCGAATGGAAGAAGATCGGCAGAAACGAAATTTCAGATGTCTATAAATATTTTCTTTCAAGGCGCGACAGCTACGATTTCGAATTGGATGGAGTTGTCTTTAGGGTTGACGATCTTTCCGAGCAGGAGAGGCTTGGGATCACGGCGCATCATCCTAGATATGTCATAGCATATAAATTTCAGGGGGACTCCGGTACGACCCGGCTCATCGATGTCGAATGGAGCGTGTCGCGAACGGGCGTGATCACCCCTGTGGCCATTGTAGAGCCGGTCGAGCTTTCCGGGGCGAAGGTGCGGCGGGCCTCGCTTCATAATGTGGGAATCATGAAAGAACTCGGCCTGTCAAAAGGGGCGAAGGTAGTCATGATGAGAAGGGGAGGGGTGATTCCAAATCTGGAATCGGTTGCTGAACCCGGATCGGATCGGATTGAAATTCCGGACAGATGCCCATCCTGCGACTCGCCGGTGGAGATGCATGATGATTTCCTGTATTGCACCGATCCCGATAATTGCGTTAGCAGGAAAGTCGGTGAGTTATACCATTTTGTAAAGGCTGCAGGGATAGACGGCTTTGGCGAAAAACTGCTGGAAAGACTTTATCATGAAGGGCTTGTCACCGACCCTTCGGAACTTTATGAGCTTTCAAAGGAAGATCTTTTAGGGCTCGAGCGCATGGGCGATACACTTGCCGATAAGCTGATCAGAAATATCGATGCTTCCAGAAACATCTTGCTGGCCGATTTTTTGAAGAGCCTTGGGATAAGGGAGCTCGGAAAACACGCAGCGAAGATTTTGGCACAATTTGGCAGCGTTGAAAAAATACGCAAACTTTCCGAGGCCGAACTCTCTGATATACATACCATCGGTCCAGTCATAGCCCGCGAAGTTGTTTCCGGTCTAAGAGAGAAGTCCGCGCTAATCGATAGATTGCTTTCGCATTTGAAGGTAGAGAAAGCTTCCGATTCTGGACCGGCGTATGGCTGGGGCTATGCATCAAAGAACTTTCTCTTCACCGGAAAGATGCTTTCGATGGGCCGCGATGAAGCGGCAAAACGCGTCGAGGAGCTAGGCGGCAATATCGCCAGCGGCGTCAGTAAAAATCTGGATTATCTGGTCGTAGGGGATGGTGGCGGGGCGGGCTCTAAGCTCGCCAAAGCTCAGAAGATAGCGGCGGATGGAGAAGGTCTTAAGATAATCTCAGAAAAAGAATTTCTGGAGATGATCAGTTAG
- a CDS encoding histidine phosphatase family protein, with the protein MGKESEMLEILLVRHGQTDWNVEKRVMGRLDVPLNDIGKKQAEGIAQYLASAKIDAIHASPVLRAAQTAQAIASKHPKIKIIMDERLSEINYGDWVKKSFADVEREYPEVWKNYHLKPAKVEIPGGESIADVAKRTKELIDDVISSYSKGRVVFVSHADVIKVALLNLLSMDMDRIYQFGVDNCSMTLVRIDPDIGPRIILYNHRNGFGNDL; encoded by the coding sequence ATGGGAAAGGAAAGTGAAATGTTGGAGATTCTTCTTGTCAGGCACGGACAGACCGATTGGAATGTAGAGAAGCGGGTGATGGGGCGGCTCGACGTGCCGCTCAATGATATCGGAAAAAAACAGGCGGAGGGAATCGCGCAGTATCTTGCCAGCGCTAAGATAGATGCGATACATGCTAGCCCCGTCCTTCGTGCCGCACAGACGGCTCAGGCGATTGCATCGAAGCATCCCAAAATAAAAATCATCATGGATGAGCGCCTTTCCGAGATAAACTACGGTGACTGGGTGAAAAAGAGTTTTGCCGATGTCGAAAGGGAGTACCCCGAGGTATGGAAAAACTATCATCTGAAACCCGCAAAGGTGGAGATCCCGGGCGGGGAGTCCATCGCTGATGTGGCAAAACGAACGAAGGAGCTGATAGATGACGTGATCTCATCCTATTCGAAGGGAAGGGTGGTTTTTGTCAGCCATGCCGATGTAATCAAGGTGGCGTTGCTCAACCTCCTTTCCATGGACATGGACAGAATCTATCAATTTGGAGTGGATAACTGTTCGATGACTCTTGTGAGAATAGATCCGGATATTGGCCCGCGCATCATACTCTACAACCATAGAAACGGATTTGGAAACGACCTCTGA
- a CDS encoding insulinase family protein, with protein sequence MARKEFKLKNGMHVLLEENHNAKVVSFTALVNVGSVDETDDEAGICHVIEHMLFKGTPKRPEGTIAMEVEAAGGDMNAYTSLDQTVYYINMATRFAAKGLEILADAVMNPLFDSEELKRESEVILEEIRREQDNPSRMAAEYLFQHAYKVHNYRRPIIGYPKTVKSFTHQDLTSFHRRWYTPKNISFIVVGDFNTKKMLSDIEKAFEGFEGDEIPSRISKPEPRQSSPRIIVKEMNVQSTYLSMGFHIPNFVSADTPVLDLLSHILGGTDSSRLEQVVKEKKRLAHAIHCSAYTPKHPGLFYVGAMVSDSNAAKTINAISQEVGKLKTNFVASDELARAKINMRSNEIYEKETVGGQGAKIASFIASSGEASFERTYYQRMAEVTPEDISEAAKKYLNFSSATTVLIVPKKSKWTKNKSQIKSALSSKKTIPLKKSCDKSEPRQIMLKNGAKLIVREIKNIPVVSICSAALGGIRSETRAKNGVSAMLARTLTKGTRERKALRIARDIEKIAGSIDGFCGKNTFGVRCEFLSEYVYDGFELFADVLTHPSFEPEEVANEKQILLKAIKDQEDNLSSLAFAKFLQTLYPRHPYGLRSIGMEKSVKSLTRNDLIAHHREMTKASGTVIAVVGDVCTDEIEALANEYLCDMSLGKPKNLALKSDPRPKSPRLCTIKKDDKQQAHIVMGFQGTRFSNRDKYAMTVLNNILSGQGGRLFRVLRDQMSLAYAVSSVNQEGVEPGYFAVYIGTDPSKIDISVDAMKTELIKVCEKKITKEELSRAKQYLVGTYDLELQRYGAIANMYCFYELYHLGLKEIDKYPERIMSVTAEEVLAAAKRYIDIDNYTMAIVKP encoded by the coding sequence ATGGCTAGGAAAGAGTTCAAACTCAAAAACGGAATGCACGTCCTTCTCGAAGAAAACCACAACGCCAAGGTAGTCTCCTTCACCGCGCTCGTCAACGTCGGCAGCGTCGACGAGACCGATGATGAGGCCGGAATCTGCCACGTCATCGAGCATATGCTTTTCAAGGGAACGCCGAAGCGCCCTGAAGGGACCATCGCAATGGAAGTGGAGGCCGCAGGCGGCGACATGAACGCCTACACCTCCCTCGACCAGACCGTTTACTACATAAACATGGCGACGCGCTTTGCAGCAAAGGGGCTTGAGATACTCGCCGATGCCGTAATGAACCCCCTGTTCGATTCAGAAGAACTGAAAAGGGAATCTGAGGTTATCCTCGAAGAGATAAGGCGTGAACAGGACAACCCCTCAAGGATGGCGGCGGAATACCTCTTCCAGCATGCATATAAAGTTCACAACTACAGAAGGCCTATCATCGGATATCCGAAAACGGTAAAATCCTTCACACATCAGGATCTCACATCCTTTCACCGCAGATGGTACACACCAAAAAACATATCCTTCATCGTAGTCGGCGATTTCAACACAAAGAAAATGTTATCCGATATCGAAAAGGCATTCGAAGGTTTTGAAGGAGACGAGATACCGTCAAGGATATCGAAGCCGGAGCCGCGCCAATCCAGCCCCCGCATAATAGTCAAAGAGATGAACGTTCAGAGCACATATCTATCGATGGGATTTCACATCCCCAATTTCGTTTCCGCAGATACTCCGGTTCTTGACCTGCTTTCGCACATACTGGGCGGGACGGATTCGTCGCGCCTTGAACAGGTGGTTAAGGAAAAAAAGAGATTGGCACATGCGATACATTGCAGCGCATATACACCAAAACACCCCGGCCTATTCTATGTCGGAGCCATGGTTTCCGACTCCAACGCCGCAAAAACCATCAACGCTATTAGTCAGGAAGTTGGAAAACTTAAGACGAATTTCGTCGCTTCCGATGAACTCGCACGTGCCAAGATCAACATGAGATCAAATGAGATCTACGAAAAGGAAACGGTCGGCGGTCAGGGCGCCAAAATAGCATCGTTCATAGCATCGTCTGGAGAGGCCTCGTTCGAACGAACCTACTATCAGAGGATGGCGGAAGTCACGCCAGAAGACATCTCCGAAGCGGCTAAAAAATACTTAAACTTTTCTTCGGCAACAACCGTCCTGATCGTTCCGAAGAAATCGAAATGGACGAAGAACAAATCGCAGATAAAATCTGCTCTCAGCTCCAAAAAAACAATCCCCCTGAAGAAATCTTGCGACAAGAGTGAGCCAAGACAGATCATGCTGAAAAACGGCGCAAAGCTGATCGTAAGGGAGATAAAAAACATACCGGTGGTATCCATCTGTTCAGCGGCTTTGGGAGGAATAAGAAGCGAAACCAGGGCTAAAAACGGCGTCTCCGCCATGCTCGCGCGCACGCTTACAAAAGGGACGCGCGAAAGAAAGGCCCTTCGCATCGCACGCGACATCGAAAAGATCGCCGGCAGCATTGACGGATTCTGCGGAAAAAACACATTCGGAGTCAGATGTGAATTTTTGAGCGAATACGTCTACGACGGATTTGAACTTTTTGCCGATGTTTTAACGCATCCATCATTCGAACCGGAAGAGGTAGCCAACGAAAAGCAGATATTGCTCAAGGCGATAAAAGATCAGGAAGACAACCTTTCCTCGCTGGCATTCGCAAAATTTCTGCAAACCCTCTATCCGAGGCATCCGTACGGACTGCGTTCCATCGGAATGGAAAAGAGCGTAAAATCGCTGACTAGAAACGACCTCATCGCGCACCACCGTGAAATGACGAAGGCATCGGGGACGGTGATAGCGGTAGTGGGAGATGTATGCACCGATGAGATAGAGGCGCTGGCCAACGAATATCTCTGCGACATGAGCCTTGGTAAACCGAAAAATCTTGCACTTAAAAGCGACCCAAGGCCCAAGTCCCCAAGGCTATGCACAATCAAAAAAGATGACAAACAGCAGGCGCATATCGTCATGGGTTTCCAGGGAACGCGCTTCTCCAATCGTGATAAATACGCCATGACAGTCCTAAACAACATCCTCTCAGGACAAGGGGGGCGTCTCTTCCGCGTACTCCGCGATCAGATGAGCCTCGCTTATGCCGTAAGTTCGGTAAATCAGGAGGGAGTCGAACCTGGATACTTCGCTGTATACATCGGCACCGATCCGTCCAAAATAGACATCTCCGTCGATGCGATGAAAACCGAACTCATAAAGGTCTGTGAAAAAAAGATTACAAAGGAAGAGCTTTCACGCGCAAAGCAGTACCTGGTTGGCACCTACGATCTCGAACTGCAGCGCTACGGTGCCATTGCCAATATGTACTGCTTCTACGAACTCTACCATCTAGGGCTGAAGGAGATCGACAAATACCCCGAAAGGATAATGTCGGTAACGGCTGAAGAAGTCCTGGCAGCCGCCAAGCGCTATATCGACATAGATAACTACACCATGGCGATAGTGAAACCGTAA
- a CDS encoding endonuclease III domain-containing protein, with the protein MASRKTLKEAYDAMLSHFGHLGWWPAQSPFEVMVGAMLTQNTNWKNVERAIENLKNAGMLDVYAIHGCEHAALAELIRPAGYFRLKAGRLKNFIEYFILNYGGDVERMKEISTSTLREELLSVKGIGPETADSILLYALNRPMFVVDAYTKRILLRHSLCCEEDGYVEIQQIFMDNLEWDVPLFNEYHALIVETGKNFCRKIPHCDACPLGNWNR; encoded by the coding sequence ATGGCATCGAGGAAAACTCTTAAAGAGGCGTATGATGCGATGCTGTCGCATTTCGGCCATCTGGGCTGGTGGCCGGCGCAGAGCCCCTTTGAGGTTATGGTTGGCGCGATGCTCACACAGAATACCAACTGGAAAAACGTCGAGCGTGCGATAGAAAACCTTAAAAATGCCGGAATGCTCGACGTGTATGCGATTCATGGGTGCGAGCATGCGGCGCTTGCAGAACTCATAAGACCTGCCGGATATTTCAGGTTGAAGGCTGGGCGGCTGAAAAACTTCATAGAATATTTTATTTTAAATTACGGCGGCGATGTCGAGAGGATGAAAGAGATTTCAACTTCGACCTTGCGCGAAGAGCTTCTCTCCGTGAAGGGAATAGGTCCCGAGACGGCCGACTCGATTCTTCTCTATGCGCTTAATAGGCCCATGTTTGTCGTCGACGCGTACACGAAGAGAATTCTTCTAAGACACTCGCTTTGCTGCGAGGAAGATGGGTACGTTGAAATTCAGCAAATTTTTATGGATAACCTTGAATGGGATGTGCCGCTTTTTAACGAATACCATGCGCTCATCGTAGAGACGGGCAAAAATTTCTGCCGCAAGATTCCGCACTGTGACGCCTGCCCGCTTGGAAATTGGAATAGGTAG
- a CDS encoding response regulator has protein sequence MRKPLILIVDDNPTIIELLKSQLKAYDFDLQVAYDGEEALEKIRNRAPDLVLLDLMMPKISGFEICKRIKENKNTQFIPIIVITALHEQHDKLRAIELGADDFLIKPINKIELITRIKSLLRMKLLHDDVDTSESILFSLVVALEAKDFYTKGHSERVADIAVGIGKTMSLPEAQIDALKKGSLIHDIGKIGVKESVLLKPGRLTDEEMSHVKSHPRLGFDICYPLKSLEKCLCIIRSHHERMDGNGYPDGLQGSEIPLLSRIVAVADAYDAMTTDRPYRSGMGENKAMAIFKNEINSGQWDPDCVKAFLTMQKSAS, from the coding sequence ATGCGAAAACCACTGATACTCATCGTCGATGACAACCCCACGATAATCGAGCTCCTGAAGTCCCAGCTCAAGGCCTACGATTTCGACCTGCAGGTCGCCTATGATGGAGAAGAGGCTCTCGAAAAGATCCGCAATAGGGCCCCAGACCTCGTGCTTCTGGACCTCATGATGCCCAAAATTTCGGGATTCGAAATATGCAAGAGGATCAAGGAAAACAAAAACACTCAGTTCATCCCGATAATTGTCATAACGGCGCTTCATGAACAGCATGACAAACTGCGCGCGATAGAGCTCGGCGCCGACGATTTCCTTATTAAACCCATAAACAAGATAGAGTTGATCACCAGGATCAAGTCGCTGCTTCGAATGAAACTTTTACATGACGATGTGGATACCAGCGAAAGCATACTTTTCTCTCTGGTCGTTGCACTCGAGGCAAAGGATTTCTACACCAAAGGACACTCGGAAAGAGTTGCCGATATCGCAGTTGGCATCGGCAAAACGATGTCTCTCCCAGAAGCGCAGATCGACGCCCTCAAAAAGGGAAGCCTGATACACGACATCGGTAAAATAGGGGTAAAAGAGTCGGTGCTTCTCAAGCCCGGTCGACTCACCGACGAAGAAATGTCCCACGTCAAAAGCCATCCGAGGCTCGGATTCGACATCTGCTATCCTCTGAAAAGTCTCGAGAAATGCCTCTGCATAATAAGATCCCACCATGAACGCATGGATGGCAACGGATATCCGGACGGCCTGCAGGGAAGCGAAATTCCACTGCTTTCGCGCATAGTCGCCGTTGCCGACGCATACGACGCCATGACGACCGACAGACCCTATCGAAGCGGGATGGGGGAGAACAAGGCCATGGCCATTTTCAAAAATGAAATCAACAGCGGGCAGTGGGATCCCGATTGTGTAAAAGCCTTCCTCACCATGCAAAAAAGCGCTTCCTGA
- a CDS encoding NAD-dependent epimerase/dehydratase family protein, translating into MAASEKILVTGAGGLIGSAVCSRLYSMNIEFRAMLWNDESEENISHLDGIEKIRGDVRDRQSIKKALSGCTGCVHCAALNRLWNEDPREFLEINIDGTRNICDESLSSGIKKIVFTSSCDAMGPSTDGKPRNEDSPINRASVKGGYERSKLESEEIIASLSGEKISHAIIRPAAVIGPGDIHLTPPGKLIRNFLSGKLPAYYNAGINFVDSRDVAAAHVKAITTPGIEGTFILGGHNIFLHKLFTMLKKISGIDSLPVKIPYPLALATAFVLEVKGDVSRSDPGITVNGVKTVKHPWFFDSTKAEKMLDHRPRPIEQTLSDAMEWHKRRMTL; encoded by the coding sequence ATGGCAGCCTCAGAAAAAATACTGGTCACCGGGGCCGGAGGGCTCATAGGATCCGCAGTCTGTTCAAGGCTGTATTCGATGAATATCGAGTTCAGGGCCATGTTGTGGAATGATGAATCGGAAGAAAATATCTCCCATCTGGATGGAATAGAGAAAATTCGCGGCGATGTCAGAGACCGCCAATCCATAAAAAAGGCGCTCTCGGGATGTACGGGCTGCGTCCACTGCGCCGCACTAAACCGCCTCTGGAATGAAGATCCTCGCGAATTCTTGGAGATCAATATAGATGGCACCAGAAATATCTGCGATGAATCCCTCTCTTCCGGCATAAAAAAAATCGTATTCACGAGCAGCTGCGATGCAATGGGCCCATCCACGGATGGCAAACCCAGAAACGAAGACTCCCCAATAAATCGCGCCTCGGTAAAAGGCGGATACGAACGCAGCAAGTTGGAATCTGAAGAGATAATAGCATCGCTGTCCGGAGAAAAGATAAGCCATGCGATAATCAGGCCGGCGGCGGTAATAGGCCCCGGCGATATACACCTCACTCCACCAGGAAAGCTGATAAGAAATTTTTTAAGCGGAAAGCTACCAGCCTATTACAACGCCGGAATCAATTTCGTAGATTCGCGGGACGTAGCAGCGGCTCACGTCAAGGCAATCACCACCCCCGGCATCGAAGGAACCTTCATCCTGGGCGGACACAATATCTTTTTGCATAAACTTTTCACAATGTTGAAAAAAATTTCCGGCATAGATTCGCTACCTGTAAAAATTCCTTATCCACTTGCGCTAGCTACGGCATTTGTACTAGAGGTCAAGGGTGATGTGTCCAGGTCCGACCCTGGTATAACCGTAAACGGCGTAAAGACGGTAAAACATCCGTGGTTTTTTGATTCAACAAAGGCTGAAAAAATGCTAGACCACCGTCCGAGACCGATAGAACAAACGCTCAGCGATGCGATGGAATGGCATAAAAGGAGGATGACATTATGA
- a CDS encoding carotenoid biosynthesis protein, with amino-acid sequence MINEFLTSVIHRPYVFIFLASYLVLAKIRWGTTKTLIWLVSGYIIAWLSEYSSINTGFPYGEYHYIYASMPGELMIAGVPFFDSLSYPFMIFAGFTTAALLMKTERGLKVAFLGAIFTTLLDVIIDPISKLGSQWFLGKIYYYVENGFYFGIPFSNFAGWFLVSLAVILFNQGIWQLVGEKGKPLSMSKREILYPAFYISIGLFGVAVAAYISAYRIFAANFIIVIVMMIATMKSLRSSIRALP; translated from the coding sequence ATGATAAATGAATTTTTAACATCGGTAATACACAGGCCCTACGTATTCATTTTCCTGGCCTCATATCTTGTGCTTGCAAAAATTCGTTGGGGCACGACGAAAACCCTGATCTGGCTTGTTTCAGGGTATATCATAGCCTGGCTCAGCGAATACTCCTCTATCAACACCGGCTTTCCTTACGGAGAATACCACTACATATACGCCAGCATGCCCGGGGAACTGATGATAGCGGGGGTTCCATTCTTCGACTCCCTCTCCTACCCGTTCATGATATTCGCAGGCTTCACGACGGCAGCCCTGCTGATGAAAACAGAGCGAGGGTTGAAGGTCGCATTCCTCGGGGCTATTTTCACGACCCTGCTCGATGTGATCATAGACCCAATATCCAAGCTGGGGTCCCAGTGGTTTTTAGGAAAGATCTACTACTACGTGGAGAATGGATTCTATTTCGGAATACCCTTTTCAAACTTCGCCGGATGGTTCCTAGTATCCCTCGCGGTTATTTTGTTCAATCAGGGGATATGGCAACTTGTCGGGGAGAAGGGAAAACCCTTGAGCATGAGCAAGAGGGAGATTTTATATCCGGCGTTCTACATAAGCATAGGGCTTTTCGGAGTAGCGGTAGCGGCCTACATATCCGCCTACCGGATATTCGCGGCGAACTTCATAATCGTGATAGTCATGATGATTGCGACAATGAAATCTCTTAGAAGTTCTATACGCGCTCTTCCTTAA
- a CDS encoding SpoVR family protein — protein MRRSFRKSRPTKYDTHLPADLEAERVKIEGYAREFGLDFYDVIFEVLDWNQINEVAAYGGFPNRYPHWRFGMEYEQLSKSYAYGLSKIYEMVINTDPCYAYLLYSNGMVDQKLVMAHVYAHCDFFKNNLFFAHTNRKMMDEMANHKTRVLRYIDEYGMDRVESFIDSCLAIEDLIDHHAHAIRRRAPAGRELEGPRRPIRKLKINHQYMDKYINPQEFMEEQRKAIEDEMQLEKKFPEHPEKDVLLFLLDYAPLEKWERDILSIIREEAYYFAPQGLTKIMNEGWASYWHSKIMTERALTDSEVIDYADHHSGTVAMSARNFNPYKVGIELFRDVEERWNTGRFGKAYEECTDMVAKANWDLKLGLGRQKIFEVRKLYNDVMFIDEFLTPEFCEKHKLFIYSYNISSDQYEIASREFSKIKQQLLFQLTNFGHPIINVVDGNFRNRGELLLKHSHEGRELKHDYACETLKRLFNIWKRPVAVETLSDGVPTLISYDGTEVKEERV, from the coding sequence ATGCGAAGAAGTTTCAGAAAAAGCAGGCCTACGAAGTACGACACCCATCTTCCTGCCGATCTTGAGGCGGAGAGGGTTAAAATAGAGGGGTACGCCCGCGAATTCGGACTCGATTTCTACGATGTCATATTCGAGGTTCTAGATTGGAACCAGATCAATGAAGTGGCAGCCTATGGGGGGTTTCCGAACAGGTATCCTCATTGGCGCTTTGGGATGGAATACGAACAGCTCTCAAAAAGCTATGCCTACGGCCTTTCCAAGATATACGAGATGGTCATAAATACCGATCCTTGTTATGCATATCTTCTCTATTCAAACGGCATGGTGGATCAGAAGCTGGTGATGGCGCACGTCTACGCGCACTGTGATTTTTTCAAGAACAACCTGTTTTTTGCACATACCAATCGCAAGATGATGGACGAGATGGCAAATCACAAGACCCGCGTTCTGAGATACATAGATGAATATGGCATGGACCGCGTAGAGAGCTTTATAGATAGTTGCTTGGCGATAGAGGATCTTATAGATCACCATGCCCATGCAATAAGGCGGCGCGCTCCAGCAGGCAGAGAACTCGAAGGTCCGAGGCGTCCGATAAGAAAACTGAAGATAAATCATCAGTACATGGATAAGTATATCAACCCTCAGGAATTCATGGAGGAACAGAGAAAAGCAATAGAGGATGAGATGCAGCTGGAAAAGAAATTTCCGGAGCATCCAGAAAAGGATGTTTTACTATTCCTGCTCGACTATGCTCCGTTGGAGAAATGGGAACGGGATATCCTCTCGATAATACGCGAAGAGGCGTATTATTTTGCCCCTCAGGGCTTGACCAAAATAATGAACGAAGGGTGGGCCAGTTATTGGCATTCCAAGATAATGACCGAGCGCGCCCTTACCGATTCCGAGGTTATCGACTATGCCGACCATCATTCCGGCACGGTTGCGATGAGCGCCAGAAATTTCAATCCCTACAAGGTGGGTATAGAGTTGTTCCGCGATGTCGAAGAGAGATGGAACACCGGCCGCTTTGGCAAGGCCTATGAGGAGTGTACCGATATGGTTGCCAAGGCCAACTGGGATTTGAAGCTGGGTCTGGGCCGTCAGAAAATTTTTGAGGTAAGGAAGCTGTATAATGACGTCATGTTCATAGATGAATTTCTCACGCCGGAGTTCTGCGAGAAACATAAACTTTTCATATATTCCTACAATATCTCATCGGACCAGTATGAGATAGCCAGCCGAGAGTTCAGCAAAATAAAACAGCAGCTTCTCTTTCAGCTCACTAACTTCGGCCATCCTATAATCAACGTGGTTGATGGCAACTTCCGAAACCGCGGCGAACTGCTGCTCAAGCATTCGCACGAGGGAAGGGAGCTCAAGCACGATTATGCATGCGAAACTCTGAAGAGGCTTTTTAACATCTGGAAAAGGCCGGTTGCGGTAGAGACCTTGAGCGATGGAGTTCCCACGCTGATCAGCTACGACGGAACAGAGGTTAAGGAAGAGCGCGTATAG